The DNA window AGGGGTTAAGGCGAGCCGCATATAAACTACTTCTCTTTCTCTATCGATTAACAGTGACTCTACTAAAGGTCGAATGTTCCGCATTTTTTTACTTTCACATTTATCTGTATAACCATGTATAATTTCAAAAATTTGTGCGCCCATAAATTCTGAGACTCTGCGCTCCATATCTTCCCATTGTTCGGCTGGTATTCCCTTTGGTAGCCAACACGAATACTGAAAACCCTTTACAATCGTTGCTGTTTTTGGGGATTTTTCTGGAACTTCCACCATTTCTACAACACTCAAACCTGCAGGCAATGCGGTGTTGATTTTAACTAGCAATTCGGGAAGGGAAATTTCGGGGGGGGAAATGCGGATATCAGCGTATTCACCGCTGCTCTGCATGCCTACGGATGTGGCTGTCGCAAAAGAGATCCGTGGATGGGGGTGGAATCCTTCTGAAAACTGAAAAATTATGCCTGCCCTGCAGAAGGCTCTACAGAGGGCTTGTGATACATCGATGTGAGAAAGAAAGCGTGCCAGACCTTCTTTTGTATATTTTATACGGAAATTCTTTATTTTTCTCGAGATTCGTTTAGGTTCATCTGTTTCCTCTTCTTCCTCTTTTTCTTTAGCCCTAGTGTTATATACCCTGAGGGATGCGCAAACCCCACATGATGTACAATCACTGAAGCGACAGTCGGGTGTCTGTTTGCCCTGATGTGCCATTTGAAGTTCGTCCAAGAGAAACTGTTTCGTAAGACCTGTGTCTATAAATTCCCAAGGAAGGTCAGTATCAATTCGTCTGGGGCCCAAGTAGGATTCCGGTTTGATACCTGCTAGTTCAATTGCTTTTTCCCATAGTGGGAAATTAAGTTGATCACCCCAGGCGTCGAACCGGCATCCTAGGTTGTACGCTTTCTCCACAAGATCGCATAGTTTTTCATCGCCTCTGGAAAAGATACCTTCCAGAAAGCTCATCTCTGGCGAATGCCATTTCACTTTGAACCGTTTAGATCTAAGATATCTCTTCAGAAGATTCAATTTTTCTTTAGACTCATTAAGGGATAGTTGCCGCTCCCACTGAAATGGAGTATGGGGTTTGGGTACAAAGGTGGATATATTCACAGTGATTTCACCTTTTTTACCTATTCGCTGGGTTGCTTTAAAGGCTATGTCTGCTATTCCTTCAATGTCACTCGAGTTTTCTCCTGGCAAACCAATCATGAAATAGAGCTTTACGGATTGCCATCCCGCATCAAAAACTCTTTCGAGTGTTTCCATCAATTCTTCCTCGGTATTACCTTTGTTGATGATCCTCCTTAAACGGTCTGATCCGGCCTCAGGGGCAAGGGTGAAGCTCGTTTTCCTAACCTTCTTTATGCTTTCAACCATGTTTCTTGTCAATGTTTCCACTCTCAGTGAAGGCAATGCGAGAGCAATTCTCCTCTCGTAAAAAAGATCCACCAGCATTGTTAAGAGCTCCTCTATCCTACTGTAATCTCCCGAGCTGAGTGAAAGCAATGATAGCTCGTTGTACCCAGTGGCCATAATTACCTGTTCTGCCATGTTTATGAGAACGGATAGATTTCTTTCCCTTATGGGCCGCCACACCATACCTGCCTGACAGAAACGACAGCCTCTGGTGCACCCGCGGGCGATTTCGAGAACGGCCCTATCGTGGATTGTTCTAATTATGGGTACAACCGGTGAGCTAGGCTCGGCATACACATTCAAATCAGCAATGACCCTCTTTTTGATCAGTTGAGCTCCCTTGTGAATGGAAGGGACGTATACTCCCTCTAGTTCGGAAAGGGCTTTTAGAATGGCCGATCTAGAGAATCTCCTATCCTTTGCTTCTATTACTGTTTTTGCAATTTCCAGTATCACTTCTTCCCCTTCACCTATAACAAATGCATCCACAAAAGAGGACATAGGCATGGGATTGAAAGCACATGGTCCACCGGCAATCACTATGGGGTGCCCGTTGCGCCTATCTTCTGATCTTATGGGAATACCTCCGAGATCAAGCATGGTGAGCACGTTTGTAAAGGAGAGCTCGTATTGGAGGGAAAATCCAATGACATCAAAGGAACTGAGGCTGGTTCCCGATTCAAGTGTATAAAGTGGTACACCCATTTTCCGGAGGTAGCGCTCCATATCAGGCCAAGGTGCGAAGACCCGTTCTGCAATGACGTCGGGTTGGTTATTGAGTAGGGCGTAAAGTATCTGAAGCCCCAAGTGTGACATTCCCACTTCATATACGTCAGGAAAAGCGAGTGCAACACGGAGCCGAATGTGCTTTGAATCTTTTTTTTTCGCATTTACTTCCCCACCGATATAGCGTCCTGGTTTATCGACAAAAGGAAGAATTTCGTTAAGGCTACACTTCATTCTTCTTCCTCTTTGGGTGTGACGTATTTGTACCAGTTTTTCTCAATGTCTCTGTACTGTGCTCTTGCGAAACGCTGTGGGAAGTCCTCTCTTGATAGGTATTGAAGGGTATCTCTTTTGAAGGATTCCAGAAGTTCCTCAAAGACTCTATCTTTGTCTTCGACCTTTACGAATGTGCGTTCTTTACGGTACTCATATAAACCCGTCTGCCCTAAAGTTTTGACGGTCTTTTCGTAATGCTCTTTCTGTAAAAAATACGAGGGCTGGAAAGGTACCTCTATCTGAGCCGCAAGTTCCACCCTATACGTGTCTTCTGCTATTTTTCTGGTGCGATCCCAAATTTCAAGGATAAGCCCGTTAGGAAGAGGAATCCTTTCGTGAAGTTTCATTTAATTACACCCTCCCATTTGTTTTACGTGCCTTTATCATCTTTGGTCTTGACCTGCAATGTCATTCCATCTATAGTCGAGAACCTATTTAAAGCGAAAAAGTTCTTTTTGTCAAAAGGTGAGAGGCGATGGAATCGGCTGATAATGCCAATGCTATACTTCTCCTCTCTTGTCCGGATCGGAAGGGTTTAGTGTACAATATTTCCAATTTCATATACCGGCATAACGGTAATATTGTGCACGCAGCACAACACACCACGGCAAGCAAGATATTTTTCATGCGTGTTGAGTGGGAGTTGAAAGATTTTGCAATACCTCGGGAGGAGATAGGACTAGTCTTTCGCCACGTGGCGAAACAATTAGATATGAGATGGGAACTTCATTTTACAGATGAGGTACAAAAATTAGCAATTTTCGTATCTCGTCATCCTCATTGTCTGTACGACCTTTTGCTCAGACATAGAATGGGAGAGTTTCGTGCTGAGATTCCTGTGGTGATTAGTAATCATCCAGATCTTGAGTCTGTGGTAACTCAATTCGGTTTGAAGTTTTTCTATTTCCCCAAAACTCCGGATAACAAAAGGGAACAGGAAGAAAAAGAGCTAAAGATTCTGCAGGACATGGGAATAGACTTGATCGTTTTGGCCCGTTACATGCAAATCTTTACAAAGGATTTTGTTTCTCGGTACCCAAATAAAATGATAAATATACACCACTCGTTCCTACCGGCTTTTGTGGGCCCCAAACCATACCACCAGGCGTATGAAAGGGGGGTTAAAGTTATCGGGGCTACGAGCCACTATGTGACGGAAAATCTAGACGACGGACCTATTATTGCTCAGGACGTGATAAGGATTAGTCATCGTGATTCTGTGGAAGATATAATGCTGAAAGGAAAGGATCTTGAAAGGATTGTTTTGGCCCGGGCCGTTCGTCTGCACCTGGAACATCGCATCCTTACCTATGGATCAAAGACAATTGTCTTTGAATGAGTTCTTCTAAAATGGAACAAAGTTCATACATTCATCTCTGCCAGCCTGGAAAAGACAAATCCTGTGCAGCTTGTTGTGGTCTTTACAACTATGTGGATAGTTCTCGGGAAGCTTTAACAGAGAGGCTAAAAAATAGAACGAAAATTTTTTCGTCGATAAGGGAGCCTGATCTTGAAGAATTGGCAAAGTTTTCAGCATGCTTACGGTCTTTTGAGGATCAGAGAAGACGGTACGAGGTTATTTACTGTTGCGAGTTTCTTGGGTTTCTGGACGAAGAGATGAAGAGGGTTGGGTGTCTCATTCATCCCTTCCAGAACAAAGGTAAGGATTTGAGAGAAATTTCTTTCTATGGCCGTGAGCTATGTGCAGGTCACTTCTGCCCGAGTTTCCATTATCTGTCCCCATTGGAAAAAAAGGTGGTCGTTGATGTTCTCGACGATTGGTATGTGTACGGTCTTGTCGTTACGGATATAGATTTTGTGAAGGAATTTTTCCGACATCTGAGTGATGCTATCGGAGAAACCCCGAAGGAAGAGGCTTTTCAAGACGACGAGCTGAAGAAGTTAGTTAAAGATTATTTGGAGCTTAAGATAAATTGGCCATTTAGAAGTGAAGATGCGAAGCGATTCGGGCAGTTTTACTTCGATGGTTCACAGTATATGATCAAATTTATAGATTACAAGTCATTGGGATTGGAAAGATCCCGTTTTGACAGGATGTTTCTCTCTCTGTCTTCTGATTTTAGAAGTGCGGAAGATGTCCTTAGGGCTGAAGAAATTATTTCCCATTATATTATCTCTTTTGCTACAACTTACGTAAAGAAGTTTTGAGTTTGATTGACGATGTTTAGAATTTCTGTTGACATAAAATGCATGCTGATTTTTAAAAAGGCATAAGAGTTTTAAGAAAAGGAGGGTTTGATAATGGAGAAGACGCAGAAGGAAATCCTCTACTCACGGGAGGATATAAAAAAACGTGTTGAGGAACTTGCCAGACAGATTAATGCGGATTATAAGGGGAAAGATCCGGTCATCATAGGTATTCTGAAAGGTGCCTTTGTATTCATGGCGGATCTGATTCGTCATCTGGAAATTCCCTGTACAGTGGACTTTATTAGGCTTGCGAGCTATGGCTCAGGATCCATCTCTTCGGGAGAAATAAAGGTTACAAAGGACATAGAGACGGATATAAAGGGTAAAGATGTGCTTGTAGTAGAGGATATCATTGATACGGGTTTAACTCTCCGGTATTTGGTTGATCTTCTCAGAGAAAGGGGACCATCTTCGCTTAAAGTATGTGCCCTTATAGACAAACGTCTCCGTAGACGAGTGGAATTCGAGGCGGATTACGTCGGTTTCACCATGGATGATGGTTTTGTTGTCGGTTATGGTCTCGACTATAATGAACAAGACCGTAGCCTGCCAGATGTCTATATAGTAAAAAATGTGTAGTTACAACCCTAAGTAGGATTTAGTGATGGTAATCGAGTGTGCAAAATGTAAGACGAAGTACCGATTTGATGAAACTCAAGTGGAAGAAAACATTGGTTTCTGGGTTAGGTGTACGCGCTGTGGTGAAGTTTTTTTCCAATTGAGGGATGGTATACCGAACTTTCAAAGAGAAACGATACATCACGAGGAAGAGGGTGGTCTCCAGGGTGATCTGTCTGATATTGAGAATGAGGCCGAAAGGAAGAGAAAAAAGCGCAAAATGTTTTGGCTGGGAATATCAGCTTCTATACTGATAACTTTTTTGGCAATGGGAACTGCGCTGTTTATGTTTTCCACTGAAGTGGAAAATTTAATGCGAGGGATATTACAACCAACTGCTTTTTTGTTTGAACCTCGCACGTCACCGAAGGAGTCTTCTGGTCCATCGCAGATAAGGATTGTAGATTTACAACAGAGGTTTGTGTCCAATGTTTGGATGGGCAACGTGCGGGTTATTGAGGGTATGGCGAGGAATGAGGGTACAACTTCCCTTACGAAGATAAAGGTAAAAGCTGAACTATTTGATGCTGGAGGGGTACGAGTTATGGAGGGTTTCGCCTACTGCGGAAACCTACTCACAGACAAGGAGCTTGGAACTTTAACAGCTGAAGAGATAAACAGAAAGCTATCCAATCCTGCTGGTTCTGATTTTCCCAGTACGAGTGTCGCTCCTCGCTCTGCGATACCTTTTATGATAGTCATATTTGGTGAACCACAAGGAGTAACAACTGCTTATGTTTCGGCTATTGAAGCGGAACGGTTACTGCAGTAATAGACGAACTACCGTTTTCGGCTGTCGTAAATTTTAATGATCCTGTCGGTGATATCAATTGCTTCGTTAGCTGTTACGATAGCACTTCTCTCAAATATTGCTGTAAACTTTTCATTACGTGCAAAGTCCCTTACGATGGTGACAATCTCTTCGAGGAGTTTTCTACTCAACTCCATGTCCCGTCTCCGTAATTCTTCGTCTACATCTTGTTTTAAATAGGTCAATTCCCGTTGGGCCTGCTTGAGTGCTTTTATTTTTTCGTTGCGCTGTGCTTCCTCTTTTCGGGGGTCCAACTTGTTTATTTCTTCTTCGAGATTTTTAATAGCTTTTTCTTTGTTCATCACCTGCGTTCTCTTTTCTTCCAGTTCCTTTTCGAAAGTCGCTCTCGCAGCTTTGGCAGCTTTTGAATCCCTGAGAATTCGTTGTATATCCACAATGCCTATCTTTACGGGACCGATGCTGCTTTGGTCTTTCTGAGCAGCTTTAGCCATGGATAACGGTAGGAGCAGAAAAATGAAAAACAGAGCTAAACTTAACTTCCTCATTGTACACCTCACGTAGTGTCAAAATTTCTCCAAAATGATAGAACTTGACATGGTGGAAAGTTATAGTGTAACGTAGTTCTCAAAATCCATTTGTTTTTTTTCAATGTTCAAATTTAAAAAGGTTAAATCCAACATTAATTCCTCTATCATCATTGCTTTCCAAAGTAAAGAAAGGAATGCCCCATGAAGAAAATCCCCTTTTGTGTTGTGGTATTTACCATCCTGGTATCTTTAACTTTTGTTTTTGTTCCAGCTATGCGCTCTTATGGTCAGGAACAAAGTCCTAGTCTCCGGGAGGGAATCGAACAGTACAGGGAAGGCAGCTACGAAGAAGCGATTGAAATACTTGAGAAAGTCCGTTCGAAAGACCCCACGTCTTCGACGGCAGCGTTCTTTCTGGGACTAGCTTATAAACAAGCTCAGGATTATGCGAAGGCTCTAGTCAATTTTCAGGATGCGGCACAGCTGAAGCCGCGCATAAAAGAGGCTTTTGTAGAGATTATAGACTCCCTGTACCAGCTGAACAGGATAGATGAAGCGAAGAGATGGATACAGATTGCCGAACAAGAAGGTGTGTACCCAGCTCGCGTAGCTTTTCTCAAGGGGCTTGTATTCGCCAAAGAAAACAAAAATCAAGAGGCGATCGAAGCTTTTGAAAAGGCAAAACAGCAAGATCCCTCTCTCAGTCAATCCTGCGATTTTCAAATCGCCATGCTCTACATGAGGGAGAGGAAGCTAGATAAGGCTAAGGAGAGATTGCAGACTGTAATAACCCGTGATCCCCTTTCTGATCTTGCAACCTTTGCGAGGCAATACAAGGATATTGTGGAAAAAAGGATGTATCTCGAGAGACCGCTTCGCTTAACTCTTGGTGTTTTTGGGGGTTACGATACCAATATAGTTACCAAGCCTACAAACGATGTTGTGGCCGGAGACATCACTGATGAAAGGGGACGGGTACTTCAGAGTTATCTCCGCATCGACTACATTCCTGTGCTCAAGGATCCTTGGATTTTAAATGCCTCGTATTCAGCAACATTAAATGTCAATCAGAAACACACCCATTCCCATGATTTCTTCGCTCAGACGTTCTCCCTTTCTCCGGGGATAAATTTCGGTCGTTTTGCTACTAACCTGAATGTTAGTTTCACGAACGTTCTTCTGCGAACGGATCCCGATACTTCGCCTCCACCGGATTCGAACCCCGGTTACAAACGATATTTGGATGATTTTTCAATAGGCCCGATTTTCCGTGTTCTTATCAGAGAGAACCACATTTTGGAAATACACGGGGGTTACGATAAAAAGGAATTCTACAATCAGAAAAAAACGTCATCTCGCACGGACCGCTTCTGGGAAAACAACAGGGATGCCGTGGGTCCAAAAGCTTATTTAAGTTGGATTTGGCTCTTTACTGAGAATGCTTTTCTTAACGTTCGTTACGATTACTCGAAAGATCACGCTGATGGTATGTACTGGGATAACGAGGGACATAGGGTAACGGCAAATCTCATTTTTCCCCTTTTATCCAGGGAGAAGCTGGCACGTTTTGGTCCTTTGAGCATGCAGGTAACAGCGAGTTACCTCTATCAGAGGTATACATATGAGCAACCCTTTCAGGATAACGATGGTTCCTCTAAGTCGGCAAACAGAAAAGACAAAAGTTTCACAGGAAGTATAGGAATCAATTGGGAATTTTACCGTAACACCAGTTTTATTCTTCAGTACACTGGAACAAATTGTAATTCGAATATTCCGGCTAACGATTATCATCGTAATTTGTACACTGCGGGAGTGGAATTAAGATTTTAAAATTATCAAGAAATTAGGAGTTAAAACCCCATGATCAACAAGAAGAGATTTAAAATTGTTGGCCTTATGGTCATATGTTTACTGTTTACCGCAGTTTCATCTTTTGCCCAGACTGTAGGAAGAATCACCTATATCGAGGGCAATGTGGATATTACAAAGCCCGGCAAAGCAGCGGTTCCTGTAAGGCTGGGGGATGGGGTTGATATAGGAGATATCATTCGAACTAAGTTAAAATCAAAGTGCGAGGTTACATTCACTGACGGAAATGTTCTTCGTCTTGCCGAAAATACCCGTATTCGCGTTACAGAATACACGATGGGGAAAGATGGAACCTTGAATCTTTTCCGGGGAAAAATCCACAGTATTGTGAGTGCCACAGGTGTTGTTAAGGGTTCTCGATATGAGGTACATACACCTACGGCAATAGCTGGTGTGAGGGGTACGAACTTTTTCACCTATTTCCAGGCAGGTGTCACAGGTGTCATTTTTAAGGAAGGTCAGGGTTATGGATACAGCTTAAACAGACCTGAAGAGGTGGTAACGATCAAGGCCGGTCAGACTATGATTGTTGTTGATCCGAGTCAGCCGCCTGTATTGAGGGCTGCGACACCTCAAGAAATAGAGAAACATACTCAAGATACAGCCCCTGCTGAAAAGAAAAAAGAGGAAGCTAAGAAAGAGGAAAAAAAAGAGGAAGCACCCTCTGTGAAGAGGGAACAAGCGAAGGAAGAACCTAAAAAAGAGGAAGCGCCGCCGACCACTGCTGAACTAACGCCAGCACCTGCACCGGAAACGCCGGCGACGGAAACTAAGACAGTCACCGCGGTTCAAAAAACAACGCCTCCTCCTACTCAGCCCCTCGTGCCGGTAAAACAGGATACAACCCCCCCT is part of the Syntrophales bacterium genome and encodes:
- a CDS encoding TIGR03960 family B12-binding radical SAM protein, translated to MKCSLNEILPFVDKPGRYIGGEVNAKKKDSKHIRLRVALAFPDVYEVGMSHLGLQILYALLNNQPDVIAERVFAPWPDMERYLRKMGVPLYTLESGTSLSSFDVIGFSLQYELSFTNVLTMLDLGGIPIRSEDRRNGHPIVIAGGPCAFNPMPMSSFVDAFVIGEGEEVILEIAKTVIEAKDRRFSRSAILKALSELEGVYVPSIHKGAQLIKKRVIADLNVYAEPSSPVVPIIRTIHDRAVLEIARGCTRGCRFCQAGMVWRPIRERNLSVLINMAEQVIMATGYNELSLLSLSSGDYSRIEELLTMLVDLFYERRIALALPSLRVETLTRNMVESIKKVRKTSFTLAPEAGSDRLRRIINKGNTEEELMETLERVFDAGWQSVKLYFMIGLPGENSSDIEGIADIAFKATQRIGKKGEITVNISTFVPKPHTPFQWERQLSLNESKEKLNLLKRYLRSKRFKVKWHSPEMSFLEGIFSRGDEKLCDLVEKAYNLGCRFDAWGDQLNFPLWEKAIELAGIKPESYLGPRRIDTDLPWEFIDTGLTKQFLLDELQMAHQGKQTPDCRFSDCTSCGVCASLRVYNTRAKEKEEEEETDEPKRISRKIKNFRIKYTKEGLARFLSHIDVSQALCRAFCRAGIIFQFSEGFHPHPRISFATATSVGMQSSGEYADIRISPPEISLPELLVKINTALPAGLSVVEMVEVPEKSPKTATIVKGFQYSCWLPKGIPAEQWEDMERRVSEFMGAQIFEIIHGYTDKCESKKMRNIRPLVESLLIDREREVVYMRLALTPEGGVRPIDVLIQVLNIPLNLAKMTKIIKEETFLSQFLLTNG
- the purU gene encoding formyltetrahydrofolate deformylase: MESADNANAILLLSCPDRKGLVYNISNFIYRHNGNIVHAAQHTTASKIFFMRVEWELKDFAIPREEIGLVFRHVAKQLDMRWELHFTDEVQKLAIFVSRHPHCLYDLLLRHRMGEFRAEIPVVISNHPDLESVVTQFGLKFFYFPKTPDNKREQEEKELKILQDMGIDLIVLARYMQIFTKDFVSRYPNKMINIHHSFLPAFVGPKPYHQAYERGVKVIGATSHYVTENLDDGPIIAQDVIRISHRDSVEDIMLKGKDLERIVLARAVRLHLEHRILTYGSKTIVFE
- the hpt gene encoding hypoxanthine phosphoribosyltransferase, which codes for MEKTQKEILYSREDIKKRVEELARQINADYKGKDPVIIGILKGAFVFMADLIRHLEIPCTVDFIRLASYGSGSISSGEIKVTKDIETDIKGKDVLVVEDIIDTGLTLRYLVDLLRERGPSSLKVCALIDKRLRRRVEFEADYVGFTMDDGFVVGYGLDYNEQDRSLPDVYIVKNV
- a CDS encoding zinc-ribbon domain-containing protein; its protein translation is MVIECAKCKTKYRFDETQVEENIGFWVRCTRCGEVFFQLRDGIPNFQRETIHHEEEGGLQGDLSDIENEAERKRKKRKMFWLGISASILITFLAMGTALFMFSTEVENLMRGILQPTAFLFEPRTSPKESSGPSQIRIVDLQQRFVSNVWMGNVRVIEGMARNEGTTSLTKIKVKAELFDAGGVRVMEGFAYCGNLLTDKELGTLTAEEINRKLSNPAGSDFPSTSVAPRSAIPFMIVIFGEPQGVTTAYVSAIEAERLLQ
- a CDS encoding OmpH family outer membrane protein, with the translated sequence MRKLSLALFFIFLLLPLSMAKAAQKDQSSIGPVKIGIVDIQRILRDSKAAKAARATFEKELEEKRTQVMNKEKAIKNLEEEINKLDPRKEEAQRNEKIKALKQAQRELTYLKQDVDEELRRRDMELSRKLLEEIVTIVRDFARNEKFTAIFERSAIVTANEAIDITDRIIKIYDSRKR
- a CDS encoding tetratricopeptide repeat protein, giving the protein MKKIPFCVVVFTILVSLTFVFVPAMRSYGQEQSPSLREGIEQYREGSYEEAIEILEKVRSKDPTSSTAAFFLGLAYKQAQDYAKALVNFQDAAQLKPRIKEAFVEIIDSLYQLNRIDEAKRWIQIAEQEGVYPARVAFLKGLVFAKENKNQEAIEAFEKAKQQDPSLSQSCDFQIAMLYMRERKLDKAKERLQTVITRDPLSDLATFARQYKDIVEKRMYLERPLRLTLGVFGGYDTNIVTKPTNDVVAGDITDERGRVLQSYLRIDYIPVLKDPWILNASYSATLNVNQKHTHSHDFFAQTFSLSPGINFGRFATNLNVSFTNVLLRTDPDTSPPPDSNPGYKRYLDDFSIGPIFRVLIRENHILEIHGGYDKKEFYNQKKTSSRTDRFWENNRDAVGPKAYLSWIWLFTENAFLNVRYDYSKDHADGMYWDNEGHRVTANLIFPLLSREKLARFGPLSMQVTASYLYQRYTYEQPFQDNDGSSKSANRKDKSFTGSIGINWEFYRNTSFILQYTGTNCNSNIPANDYHRNLYTAGVELRF